One Apodemus sylvaticus chromosome 23, mApoSyl1.1, whole genome shotgun sequence genomic window carries:
- the LOC127673750 gene encoding sperm motility kinase Y-like, with the protein MSVDEPTGSVSLCGKTSSGSWSSCSSQDTWNYSGGSISSDSIPTHSEEELPPFSFEPHISEEEDFHSQYKVLRTIGQGSNAKVLLAQHRLTGTPVAIKVLEKGKQWFQSAMMEANIMRTLNHPNIISLLQVIETTKSIYLVMEFVEGQQLYQYIKNSGHIEEDEARKIFKQVIAAVSYCHEHGIVHRDLKPDNILIDNNGKIKIIDFGLSTKVKPGQMLSQHCGSYSFGAPEFFLGKRYDGTKSDSWTLGVVLYLMIVGKVPFDSVIIHELQRQVVAGVYPAPCGVSQELEDLLSLLLTIHPTYRPTPMEVMLHPWFKGDWKMFPNPCKDLIPARADPTIVQAMEYLGFRAQDILDSLRKQKYNQAMACYTLLKGQALQRHVYSTVTQTVSPVAAPFPTIEAAAAFTLGMKTSRSAPILGPLVSPSYTGQESPYGQKARQRAGRTSTGPGFLHLRPLQWKPTEDQQHIFAMSVPCINTTTRITENSSNSIPEDNPLSHSASENKPIPSRARAQPRGFRGWAKRVRNAMRRLCCCFTGGNQSRRRQHRVSPQK; encoded by the exons ATGTCTGTGGATGAGCCCACAggatctgtgagcctctgtgggaagacatctagtggttcctggagcagctgcagcagccaggacacatggAACTACAGTGGAG gtAGCATTAGTAGTGATTCAATACCTACACATAGTGAGGAGGAGTTACCACCATTCAGCTTCGAGCCCCATATCTCTGAGGAGGAAGACTTCCACTCCCAATACAAAGTCTTGAGGACCATCGGGCAAGGGAGTAATGCCAAGGTCCTCCTGGCCCAACACCGGCTCACAGGCACACCTGTGGCCATCAAAGTTCTTGAAAAGGGCAAACAGTGGTTCCAGTCAGCCATGATGGAGGCCAATATAATGAGAACACTCAACCATCCCAACATCATCTCACTTCTACAAGTGATTGAGACCACAAAAAGCATATACCTGGTAATGGAATTTGTTGAAGGACAACAACTCTACCAATACATCAAAAATTCTGGCCACATAGAGGAGGACGAGGCCCggaaaatatttaaacaagtAATTGCTGCCGTGAGCTACTGCCATGAACATGGTATCGTGCACAGGGATCTTAAACCTGATAACATCCTGATCGATAACaatggaaaaatcaaaataatcgaCTTTGGCCTTAGTACCAAAGTCAAACCTGGTCAAATGCTCAGTCAGCACTGTGGTTCCTACTCTTTTGGTGCCCCAGAATTCTTCCTCGGTAAAAGATACGATGGTACCAAAAGCGACTCGTGGACGTTAGGTGTGGTCCTGTATTTGATGATTGTCGGGAAGGTGCCTTTTGATTCTGTGATCATCCACGAACTGCAAAGACAAGTTGTGGCAGGAGTATATCCTGCCCCCTGTGGGGTCTCACAAGAACTAGAGGACTTGCTTAGTCTATTACTGACCATCCACCCTACATATAGGCCCACACCCATGGAGGTGATGCTGCACCCCTGGTTTAAAGGGGACTGGAAGATGTTCCCAAATCCCTGTAAGGATCTAATCCCTGCCAGGGCAGACCCTACCATTGTCcaagccatggaatatcttggcttccgAGCTCAAGACATTCTCGACTCACTACGTAAACAGAAATATAACCAAGCCATGGCTTGCTATACTTTACTAAAAGGACAGGCTCTCCAGAGACATGTCTACTCAACAGTGACTCAGACAGTGAGTCCAGTGGCAGCCCCATTCCCGACCATtgaggctgctgctgcttttaCTTTAGGGATGAAGACAAGCAGAAGTGCTCCTATACTTGGCCCATTGGTCTCACCATCCTACACTGGTCAAGAGTCTCCCTATGGCCAGAAGGCTAGGCAAAGAGCAGGAAGAACATCCACTGGGCCTGGTTTTCTTCACTTGCGGCCACTCCAGTGGAAACCCACAGAGGACCAACAACATATATTTGCCATGAGTGTCCCCTGTATTAACACAACAACCAGAATCACTGAAAACAGCAGCAATTCGATCCCAGAAGACAATCCCCTCTCCCACAGTGCCTCAGAGAATAAGCCCATCCCCAGCAGGGCCAGGGCCCAGCCCCGAGGCTTCAGGGGATGGGCCAAGAGGGTACGAAATGCCATGAGGAGACTCTGTTGCTGCTTTACAGGAGGAAATCAATCTCGCCGCAGGCAGCACAGAGTCTCCCCCCAGAAATGA